In the genome of Nocardia sp. NBC_00416, one region contains:
- a CDS encoding N-acyl-D-amino-acid deacylase family protein — MSYDTIIKSGRWFDGTGARSAVRHLGIRGDRVVTVSAEPLDETGCPDVVDAAGKWVLPGMIDIHTHYDIEVLKSPALAESVRHGITTVLLGSCSLSTVHIDPTGAGDIFGRVEAIPRGHVIDTLADTKTWSSASEYVTALEQLPLGPNIAAMLGHSDIRTARLGLDRATRKKVRPSRAEMADMEAALHEALDAGFLGLSAQQLLFDKVDGETCRSRTLPSTYARAKERRRLNAILRRRGRVLQGGPDITSPRSLGAMIFSSLGIGRKRLKTTLLSAADIKANPFAVVLIGTLARLVNALGGNFRWQHLPVPFEVYADGIDLVIFEEFGSGAAALHLADRVERDTLLADENYRRRFRKDYDAKFGLRVWHRDFFDAEIVSCPDQGVVGQTFGQVGRDRGGLHPVDAFLDLVLEHGTELRWRTTISNHRPEILDRFAAHPGIQLGFSDAGAHLRNMAFYNFGLRFLRRMYRAEQAGEPVISLERAVHRLTGELADWYDIDAGRLREGDRADLVVVDPAGLDDSLDAYAESPVAQYGGLERMVNRNDAAVSAVYIGGHYVFGDGTADSTLGATRTGRFLRAGQR, encoded by the coding sequence GTGAGCTACGACACGATCATCAAGAGTGGCCGCTGGTTCGACGGCACCGGGGCGCGTTCCGCTGTGCGCCATCTCGGAATACGCGGCGACCGGGTCGTCACCGTCTCCGCGGAGCCCCTCGACGAAACCGGCTGCCCGGACGTGGTGGACGCCGCAGGAAAATGGGTGCTGCCGGGGATGATCGATATCCACACCCATTACGACATCGAGGTGCTGAAATCCCCCGCGCTCGCGGAGTCGGTCCGGCACGGCATCACCACCGTCCTCCTCGGTTCGTGCTCGCTGTCCACCGTGCACATCGACCCCACCGGCGCGGGCGATATCTTCGGCCGCGTCGAGGCCATTCCGCGCGGTCATGTCATCGACACCCTCGCCGATACGAAGACCTGGAGCTCGGCGAGCGAGTACGTGACCGCGCTCGAACAGTTGCCGCTGGGACCGAATATCGCCGCCATGCTGGGTCATTCGGATATCCGGACAGCTCGGCTCGGACTGGATCGGGCCACCCGAAAGAAAGTGCGGCCCAGCCGCGCGGAGATGGCCGATATGGAAGCGGCGCTGCACGAAGCACTCGACGCCGGATTCCTCGGGCTGTCGGCGCAGCAGCTGCTGTTCGACAAGGTCGACGGTGAGACCTGCCGGTCCCGCACCCTGCCCTCCACCTACGCCCGGGCAAAGGAGCGGCGCCGTCTCAACGCGATCCTGCGCCGGCGCGGGCGGGTTCTGCAGGGCGGACCGGACATCACCTCGCCGCGCAGCCTCGGGGCGATGATCTTCAGCAGCCTGGGCATCGGGCGCAAGAGATTGAAGACCACTCTCCTGTCCGCCGCCGACATCAAGGCCAACCCCTTCGCGGTCGTCCTCATCGGCACATTGGCGCGCCTGGTGAACGCGCTCGGCGGTAATTTCCGCTGGCAGCATCTCCCGGTGCCGTTCGAGGTCTACGCCGACGGCATCGACCTGGTGATCTTCGAGGAGTTCGGCTCCGGTGCGGCGGCTCTGCACCTGGCCGACCGGGTGGAACGCGACACGCTACTCGCCGACGAGAACTATCGCCGCCGGTTCCGCAAGGACTACGACGCGAAGTTCGGGCTGCGGGTCTGGCACCGCGACTTCTTCGACGCCGAGATCGTGAGCTGCCCGGACCAAGGGGTCGTCGGCCAGACCTTCGGGCAGGTCGGCCGCGACCGCGGTGGGCTGCACCCGGTGGACGCGTTCCTCGATCTGGTGCTCGAACACGGCACCGAATTGCGCTGGCGCACCACCATTTCCAACCATCGGCCCGAGATCCTGGACCGCTTCGCCGCGCACCCCGGTATCCAGCTCGGATTCTCCGACGCGGGCGCGCATCTACGGAACATGGCCTTCTACAACTTCGGGCTCCGGTTCCTGCGCCGGATGTATCGCGCCGAACAGGCGGGTGAACCGGTCATCTCGCTCGAACGCGCGGTACACCGGCTCACCGGCGAGCTCGCCGACTGGTACGACATCGACGCGGGCCGCCTCCGTGAGGGCGACCGCGCCGATCTGGTCGTCGTCGATCCCGCCGGGCTCGACGATTCGCTCGACGCCTACGCCGAGAGCCCGGTGGCTCAGTACGGCGGCCTGGAACGCATGGTGAACCGCAACGACGCCGCGGTGTCGGCGGTGTACATCGGCGGGCACTACGTGTTCGGTGACGGCACCGCCGACTCGACCCTCGGCGCCACTCGCACCGGACGCTTCCTCCGGGCCGGACAGCGCTGA
- a CDS encoding oxygenase MpaB family protein: MATHATERTAEESTDPRVRPEVLREFRKHSGSVLAGVFAGAAFDQVALVPVAAAVDRTGRFDRNFADRGVRSGVSAMIALWGDSDDRRAEAEWLKLRHREVRGSGTAAFGEVKYSALNPFSWKWIAVSGIFVVLNTFTYCTGTDLRPEEEEAAYQQLRAAFADLELPSAGGKLPADLAEARAYYDQMATQELAENPFLVQKFADLTKLPLPTLGLPSLARRALTPMWLLVRPVAGHVIQVCSSKALHPAVQQLTGFELVPRHDVEFALYVRLLQLAWRVLPDMLLMQPLAYNRFQYEKLVAVCRSYGLESFAVPADRH, from the coding sequence ATGGCGACCCACGCAACGGAGCGCACCGCCGAAGAGTCGACCGACCCCCGAGTCCGGCCCGAGGTACTACGCGAATTCCGCAAACATTCCGGCAGCGTCCTGGCCGGCGTCTTCGCCGGGGCCGCCTTCGACCAGGTGGCGCTGGTTCCGGTCGCCGCCGCCGTCGACCGGACCGGCCGGTTCGACCGGAACTTCGCTGATCGCGGCGTACGCAGCGGCGTCTCGGCGATGATCGCGCTCTGGGGCGATTCCGACGACCGGCGGGCCGAAGCCGAATGGCTCAAGCTGCGGCACCGCGAGGTGCGCGGATCCGGTACCGCGGCATTCGGCGAGGTCAAGTACAGCGCCCTGAATCCGTTCAGCTGGAAATGGATTGCGGTGAGCGGCATCTTCGTCGTGCTCAATACGTTCACCTACTGCACGGGCACAGACCTGCGTCCGGAGGAAGAGGAGGCGGCCTATCAACAGTTGCGTGCGGCCTTCGCGGATCTCGAACTCCCCAGTGCCGGCGGGAAACTCCCCGCCGATCTCGCCGAGGCTCGTGCGTATTACGACCAGATGGCGACGCAGGAACTGGCCGAGAACCCTTTTCTCGTACAGAAGTTCGCCGATCTGACGAAGCTGCCGCTACCCACTCTCGGGTTGCCGTCGCTGGCCCGCCGGGCGCTGACACCCATGTGGCTGCTGGTTCGTCCGGTGGCCGGACATGTGATCCAGGTCTGTTCTTCCAAAGCGCTGCATCCCGCCGTGCAGCAGCTCACCGGATTCGAACTCGTGCCGCGCCACGATGTGGAATTCGCGCTCTACGTCCGATTATTGCAGCTGGCATGGCGTGTTCTGCCCGACATGCTGCTGATGCAACCCCTGGCGTACAACCGCTTCCAATACGAGAAGCTCGTGGCCGTCTGCCGCAGCTATGGTCTCGAATCCTTCGCGGTGCCCGCCGACCGGCACTGA
- a CDS encoding TetR/AcrR family transcriptional regulator has protein sequence METTAAQWTELQQLDTRSRRIVDAARECFAAQGFEETTMVRIAETAGVGVATVYRRFGTKSTLVRYALMAESQRLAMIVADAMHRSAGPVGALADMFAAFVGEATAPKLLTRSLRVSGGAGQLADFLTDDDVIQQGRGLVAQFLTYWQDRGELGGFDPEVVAELFVRLTVSFISNPRGVLPLGDTEAARAFARRYLAPLMYPHPGGG, from the coding sequence ATGGAAACGACCGCTGCGCAGTGGACCGAACTGCAGCAGTTGGACACCAGATCGCGCAGGATCGTCGATGCCGCGCGCGAATGTTTCGCCGCCCAAGGTTTCGAGGAGACGACCATGGTGCGGATCGCCGAGACAGCGGGAGTGGGCGTCGCGACGGTCTACCGCCGCTTCGGCACGAAATCCACGCTGGTCCGATACGCGCTGATGGCGGAATCGCAGCGGCTGGCGATGATCGTGGCCGACGCGATGCACCGCTCGGCGGGACCGGTCGGCGCACTGGCGGATATGTTCGCCGCGTTCGTCGGCGAGGCCACCGCGCCCAAACTGCTCACCCGAAGCCTGCGCGTATCGGGCGGCGCCGGACAGCTCGCCGACTTCCTCACCGACGATGACGTGATCCAGCAGGGACGCGGCCTGGTCGCCCAGTTCCTGACCTATTGGCAGGACCGCGGTGAACTCGGCGGCTTCGACCCGGAGGTGGTGGCCGAACTGTTCGTCCGGCTCACCGTCTCCTTCATCTCCAACCCGCGCGGCGTGCTGCCGCTCGGCGACACCGAGGCGGCCCGGGCCTTCGCCCGACGCTATCTCGCACCGCTCATGTATCCCCATCCCGGCGGCGGCTGA